From the Theobroma cacao cultivar B97-61/B2 chromosome 2, Criollo_cocoa_genome_V2, whole genome shotgun sequence genome, one window contains:
- the LOC108660728 gene encoding uncharacterized protein LOC108660728 — protein sequence MKPEMLLKIKEEVKKQFDAGFLEVAKYPEWVANIVLVPKNDGKLILNSTKYFFGVISRKLLGFVVSERGIEVDPDKVQAIRDLPPPKIQKEVRGFLGMLIYIAQFISQLTLKCDPIFKLLHKHNPRAWNEECQVTFDKVKEYLLSPSMLVPLVVGRPFLLYLTVNEGSMGCVLGQHDETGKKERAVYYLSKKFTKYESKYFLLEKMCCALAWTTHRLKQYVLYHATWLIVKLDPIKYIFKKPSLSGRVARWQMLLFEYDIVYVSQKVIKVNAIVDFLAKRVGEDYEPMESEFPDEDLMSVCQTNEEESEEKKNWKMFFDGASNALGHGIGAVLVSPEEDHYPVTAKLNFYCTNNMAEYEACVMGLQAAIERKIHVLEVYGDSALVIYQLRGEWETRDLKLIWYHKYVSKLIENFDKICFTHLPREENQMADALATLAAMFNVGTDVKIQPIMINVRECPAHCSSVEEKVDEKSWYHDIVHYLKFQQYPEQSSENDKKTIRRLAMNFFLNEDILYKRTRDQVLLRCVDSTEARRIVEEVHEEICGAHASRHMLAR from the exons ATGAAACCTGAAATGCTGTTGAAAATTAAGGAAGAGGTGAAAAAACAATTCGATGCAGGATTCTTAGAAGTAGCTAAGTACCCTGAATGGGTTGCAAATATTGTCCTAGTGCCTAAGAATGATGGGAAA CTCATATTAAATTCGACAAAGTACTTTTTTGGAGTCATTTCAAGAAAGTTACTTGGGTTCGTCGTCAGTGAAAGAGGAATAGAAGTTGACCCAGATAAAGTTCAAGCAATCCGTGATTTACCTCCTCCCAAAATACAGAAAGAAGTTAGAGGATTCTTGGGAATGTTGATTTATATAGCCCAGTTCATATCACAACTCACACTCAAATGTGACCCAATCTTCAAGCTCCTTCACAAACACAATCCTAGGGCATGGAACGAGGAGTGCCAAGTTACTTTTGACAAGGTTAAAGAATATCTATTGAGTCCGTCAATGTTGGTACCACTTGTGGTCGGGAGACCGTTCCTTTTGTACTTGACAGTAAATGAAGGATCCATGGGATGTGTGTTGGGACAGCATGATGAAACTGGTAAGAAAGAAAGGGCAGTTTACTACTTGAGTAAAAAGTTCACTAAGTACGAGTCCAAGTATTTCTTGTTGGAAAAGATGTGTTGTGCTTTAGCATGGACAACGCATCGACTCAAGCAGTACGTGCTATATCATGCCACTTGGCTCATTGTGAAGTTGGATCCTATTAAATACATCTTCAAGAAACCATCCTTATCAGGTAGAGTGGCAAGATGGCAAATGTTGTTGTTTGAATATGATATTGTATATGTGTCCCAAAAAGTTATTAAAGTAAATGCAATCGTAGATTTTTTGGCGAAAAGGGTGGGGGAGGATTATGAACCAATGGAGTCTGAGTTCCCAGATGAGGACCTGATGTCAGTTTGTCAAACAAATGAGGAGGAATCAgaggagaaaaagaattgGAAGATGTTTTTTGATGGAGCTTCGAACGCCTTAGGGCATGGCATAGGAGCTGTGTTAGTGTCACCAGAAGAAGATCATTATCCCGTCACAGCTAAACTTAACTTCTATTGCACCAATAATATGGCTGAATATGAAGCTTGTGTCATGGGTCTTCAAGCAGCAATCGAGAGGAAAATTCACGTTTTAGAAGTGTATGGGGATTCTgctttggtcatttatcagtTGCGAGGAGAATGGGAGACACGTGACTTGAAGTTAATCTGGTATCATAAGTATGTTTCAAAgctaattgaaaattttgataagattTGCTTCACCCATTTGCCCCGAGAGGAGAATCAAATGGCTGATGCATTAGCCACGCTGGCAGCAATGTTCAACGTTGGTACCGATGTTAAGATTCAACCCATCATGATTAATGTTCGAGAGTGCCCTGCGCATTGCTCTAGCGTAGAGGAAAAAGTAGACGAGAAATCGTGGTACCATGATATTGTGCATTATCTCAAGTTTCAGCAGTATCCGGAACAAAGCtcagaaaatgataagaaaaccaTTAGAAGGTTGGCAATGAATTTCTTCTTGAATGAGGACATCTTATACAAGAGAACTAGGGATCAAGTGCTTTTGAGATGTGTGGATTCAACCGAAGCTCGGAGAATAGTTGAGGAAGTTCACGAAGAAATTTGTGGGGCACATGCAAGTAGGCATATGTTGGCAAGATAG